A genomic stretch from Raphanus sativus cultivar WK10039 unplaced genomic scaffold, ASM80110v3 Scaffold2388, whole genome shotgun sequence includes:
- the LOC130505573 gene encoding uncharacterized protein LOC130505573 — MDPAAFQRYPWGRVGFTSLVDSIKMESLYGNRIEEAEDPLLSWHGSRQRINFLNFCAQEKKKYQKIRVRHMIVKAMEDRYPKWGEDEPPEELDNMIVDILNDQLNDKFWEVVPPTNPLKRKTHVTAPSVPDRVDESPSTKRKKRKETASEMEESHNDMPTINITIQKLLEAVNNLSGRLETMDVSVAERVSKTLEASVQAQMEARMGLFETELKNKMAILQEEINVLKGKDNEKIPSDAGNSKAHDEDEACSNTMSWMVQTKKSSVDGLPIQRVVKKEKKNKKMMAVKIDEVPLKKVKIEKPFAIPHLNDQSVSSEGWESHLKWQKSVKCRLALEAIASSLEEPTRKRRTQLTKTQMPPYVGNSTVKLRMSSCGV, encoded by the exons ATGGATCCAGCAGCTTTCCAGCGCTATCCATGGGGTCGTGTAGGATTTACCAGCCTTGTGGATTCCATTAAAATG GAGAGTTTATATGGCAATCGGATAGAGGAAGCTGAGGATCCACTTCTGTCATGGCATGGTTCTCGTCAGCGTATCAACTTCCTTAACTTCTGTGcacaagagaagaaaaaatatcagAAG ATTCGTGTAAGGCATATGATTGTAAAAGCAATGGAGGACAGATATCCGAAATGGGGTGAAGATGAACCCCCTGAGGAGTTGGATAACATGATAGTTGACATCCTCAATGATCAGCTAAACGACAAGTTTTGGGAGGTAGTGCCACCTACCAATCCCCTGAAGAGAAAAACTCATGTCACTGCACCTAGTGTTCCCGATAGAGTGGATGAGAGCCCCTCCACAAAACGAAAGAAGAGGAAAGAAACTGCTTCAGAAATG GAAGAATCTCATAATGATATGCCCACCATCAATATCACAATACAAAAGTTGCTGGAGGCTGTTAACAACTTGAGTGGAAGACTAGAAACCATGGATGTTAGTGTAGCCGAAAGGGTTTCTAAGACATTGGAAGCTTCTGTACAAGCTCAGATGGAAGCTAGAATGGGTTTATTTGAGACTGAGTTGAAGAACAAGATGGCCATATTGCAGGAAGAAATAAATGTTCTTAAAGGGAAGGATAATGAAAAAATTCCATCCGATGCCGGCAACTCCAAAGCGCACGATGAAGACGAGGCTTGTAGCAACACAATG TCATGGATGGTTCAGACAAAAAAAAGCTCAGTTGATGGTTTACCAATACAACGTGTtgtaaaaaaagagaagaagaataagaagatgATGGCAGTGAAGATAGATGAAGTGCCATTGAAAAAAGTGAAGATAGAGAAACCATTTGCTATCCCACATCTAAATGACCAATCCGTTTCCTCAGAGGGTTGGGAGAGTCATCTAAAATGGCAGAAAAGTGTGAAGTGTAGACTTGCGTTGGAAGCAATTGCTTCCAGTTTGGAGGAGCCTACACGCAAAAGAAGAACCCAGCTTACAAAGACTCAAATGCCGCCATATGTAGGGAATTCGACAGTGAAACTTAGAATGTCTAGCTGTGGGGTATAA